From the genome of Paraburkholderia flava, one region includes:
- a CDS encoding H-NS family nucleoid-associated regulatory protein: MKARAEQRILDFDGQARERLILWIRHRMDEFDISMEDLAAALLVDASTPKYRDAYGNEWDGQGERPDWLKRAINAGQDIEHFRC; this comes from the coding sequence CACGAGCAGAACAACGGATATTGGACTTCGACGGACAGGCGCGCGAGCGCTTGATTCTGTGGATCCGGCACCGGATGGATGAGTTTGATATCTCGATGGAGGACCTGGCCGCGGCGCTGCTCGTGGACGCGTCGACGCCGAAGTATCGCGATGCGTACGGCAACGAGTGGGACGGCCAGGGTGAACGGCCGGACTGGCTCAAACGGGCGATCAACGCAGGACAGGACATCGAGCATTTTCGATGCTGA